In bacterium, a genomic segment contains:
- a CDS encoding SDR family NAD(P)-dependent oxidoreductase — MKTALITGSTRGIGLEIAQQLAQRRFRVWLCGRDEAAGRKAAAALCERNLDARFVSMDVSQTGSIHAAFQTLLQSADALDVLVNNAGISLDEADNILTVAPDILSQTMSTNAFGCLYVTQAAAPLLRHGGRVINVSSGAGQICRGMSAYAPVYSISKTTMNAITCQLAIALKPKGVTVNAVNPGWVRTDMGGTMAPRSVEKGAETPVWLATEAPPDQTGLFWHDKKIIPW; from the coding sequence ATGAAAACAGCTCTGATTACCGGCTCGACGCGGGGCATCGGCCTGGAAATCGCCCAACAACTCGCGCAGCGCCGCTTCCGGGTGTGGCTGTGCGGGCGGGATGAAGCCGCCGGCAGAAAAGCGGCGGCAGCGCTCTGCGAGCGCAATCTGGACGCGCGCTTCGTGAGCATGGACGTGTCGCAAACCGGCTCGATCCACGCCGCCTTTCAAACGCTGCTGCAAAGTGCGGACGCGCTGGATGTGCTCGTGAATAACGCGGGCATCTCGCTGGACGAGGCCGACAATATTCTCACCGTGGCGCCCGACATTCTCAGCCAGACGATGAGCACCAACGCCTTCGGCTGCCTCTATGTCACGCAGGCGGCGGCGCCGTTGCTGCGGCACGGCGGGCGCGTGATCAATGTCTCCAGCGGCGCAGGGCAGATCTGCCGCGGGATGAGCGCCTATGCGCCGGTGTACAGCATCAGCAAAACCACGATGAACGCCATCACCTGCCAGCTTGCCATCGCGCTCAAGCCGAAGGGGGTAACCGTCAACGCGGTCAATCCCGGCTGGGTGCGCACCGACATGGGCGGCACAATGGCGCCGCGTTCTGTGGAGAAAGGCGCGGAGACTCCCGTGTGGCTGGCCACCGAAGCGCCGCCCGATCAGACCGGACTCTTCTGGCACGACAAGAAAATTATTCCGTGGTAA
- a CDS encoding alpha-amylase family protein, whose translation MNARPDLWYKNALIYAVDVKSFQDSDGDGIGDLRGMISRLDYLSRLGVTCLWLLPFYPSPLRDNGYDICDYLTVDARLGTLQDFIELVHRAGELGMRVITDLAFNHTSDEHPWFQAARRARDSRYRHYYVWSNTPPPVLPGGENAFPGTERSAWTYDEVAGAYYYHLFYHFQPDLNTANPDVVEEMRRLIHLWTSFGVAGFRLDAIGPMIDKRTRYLQNSEDPFSILHIMRQAIEERIPDGMLLGEANVSPAQLVNYFGKSGRLNTLLNFLISQYLFLALGTEDSAPLTAALSLIPPAPDDAQWVNFLRNLDELNLDKLTPEERCLVLQIFAPEPSMQLYQRGIRRRVATMLDGDLRRLRMAYSLLFSLRGSPMITYGDEIGMGDDLSLFERESVRSPMQWTAGPGGGFTTAKPECLIRPVIEHGPFGCRKVNVEDQTHDPESLLCWMQRLMLTRRQHPEIGENQAILETGNRAVFASRSDNRECGLLMAHNLSSEPQQAELPLGPLDRSTFSTVLGEAAADGRGDALRVTLEPYGFVWLSAQRLQADRSLPAAGETKASGMPSNGFPSDIHPKGQRPTVKRPVP comes from the coding sequence ATGAACGCGCGGCCGGACCTCTGGTATAAGAACGCGCTGATCTATGCGGTGGACGTCAAGTCCTTTCAGGACTCCGACGGCGACGGCATCGGGGATCTGCGCGGCATGATCTCGCGGCTGGATTATCTTTCGCGGCTGGGCGTAACCTGCCTCTGGCTGCTGCCGTTCTATCCGTCGCCGCTGCGGGATAATGGCTATGACATCTGCGATTACCTCACGGTGGATGCGCGGCTGGGCACCTTGCAGGACTTCATCGAGCTGGTGCACCGCGCGGGGGAACTGGGCATGCGGGTCATCACGGATCTGGCCTTCAATCACACCTCCGATGAACATCCGTGGTTTCAGGCCGCTCGCCGCGCGCGCGATTCGCGCTACCGCCATTACTACGTATGGAGCAATACTCCGCCACCGGTGCTGCCGGGCGGGGAGAATGCCTTTCCGGGCACCGAGCGCAGCGCGTGGACCTACGATGAGGTCGCGGGAGCCTATTACTACCATCTCTTCTATCACTTCCAGCCGGATCTGAACACCGCCAATCCCGATGTCGTCGAAGAGATGCGCCGCCTGATCCACCTCTGGACCTCCTTCGGCGTGGCAGGGTTCCGGTTGGATGCCATCGGGCCGATGATCGACAAGCGGACACGCTATCTGCAGAACTCGGAAGATCCCTTCTCCATTCTGCACATCATGCGGCAGGCGATCGAGGAGCGCATCCCCGACGGGATGCTGCTGGGGGAAGCCAACGTTTCGCCGGCACAATTGGTAAACTACTTCGGCAAGAGCGGCCGTTTGAATACGCTGCTGAATTTCCTGATTAGCCAGTACCTGTTCCTCGCCTTGGGAACCGAAGACAGCGCGCCGTTGACCGCAGCGCTGTCGCTGATTCCCCCCGCGCCCGACGATGCCCAATGGGTGAACTTCCTGCGCAACCTCGACGAGCTGAACCTCGACAAACTGACACCGGAGGAACGCTGCCTTGTGCTGCAAATCTTTGCGCCGGAACCGTCCATGCAGCTCTATCAGCGCGGCATCCGCCGTCGAGTGGCCACCATGCTGGATGGGGACCTCCGCCGCTTGCGCATGGCCTACAGCCTGCTGTTTTCCCTGCGGGGAAGCCCGATGATTACCTACGGCGACGAGATCGGCATGGGGGATGATCTCTCGCTCTTCGAACGCGAGAGTGTGCGCTCGCCGATGCAGTGGACCGCCGGGCCGGGCGGTGGCTTCACCACGGCCAAACCCGAGTGTCTGATCCGCCCCGTTATCGAGCACGGACCGTTCGGTTGCCGGAAAGTGAATGTGGAGGATCAGACCCATGATCCCGAGTCCCTGCTCTGCTGGATGCAGCGCCTGATGCTCACGCGGCGGCAGCATCCGGAAATCGGCGAGAACCAGGCGATTCTGGAAACAGGCAACCGTGCCGTGTTTGCCAGCCGCTCGGACAATCGCGAATGCGGCCTGCTCATGGCGCACAACCTCAGCTCTGAGCCGCAGCAGGCGGAACTGCCGCTGGGTCCGCTCGACCGCAGCACATTCAGCACGGTGCTGGGGGAAGCGGCGGCGGATGGTCGCGGTGATGCGCTGCGCGTGACGCTCGAGCCTTACGGATTTGTCTGGTTGAGTGCCCAGCGCCTGCAAGCGGATCGCTCACTCCCCGCAGCCGGAGAAACGAAAGCATCCGGCATGCCATCCAACGGTTTTCCGTCGGACATTCATCCCAAAGGGCAGCGTCCGACCGTGAAGCGCCCGGTCCCATGA
- a CDS encoding methyltransferase, with protein MDHSPAGDAFPTSQNIMDLAMGFQKSRVLLSAFELGIFSCLGEESYTSAEVAADLDTDARATDRLMNALCALGLLTKHDGRFANTQGAARFLVQEKPEYMGNLMHSVNLWDTWSTLTDAVRHGSSVIKKDVSEREESWLDAFIAAMHWRAMKSAPQLVAMLDLNGVRRVLDVGGGSGAYAMAFARAQRDIEAVVFDLPKVVPLTRMYIEREGMADRIHTVEGNYKTDMLGSGFDLIFLSAIVHSNSFAENRALLQKCAAALRPRGQVVVVDFVMDEDRITPPFGTFFSLNMLVGTEAGDTYTEPEIRSWLQDAGLSAIARKDTPFGPSMLMGRARG; from the coding sequence ATGGATCATTCACCTGCGGGCGATGCCTTTCCGACATCGCAAAACATCATGGATCTGGCAATGGGCTTTCAGAAGAGCCGCGTGCTGCTCAGCGCCTTCGAGCTGGGGATCTTCTCCTGTCTGGGCGAGGAAAGCTACACCTCGGCGGAAGTAGCCGCCGATCTGGACACCGATGCCCGCGCTACCGACCGCCTGATGAACGCCCTGTGCGCGCTGGGACTGCTGACCAAGCACGATGGCCGCTTTGCCAATACACAGGGAGCGGCCCGTTTCCTCGTTCAGGAGAAACCCGAATACATGGGCAACCTCATGCACTCGGTCAATCTCTGGGACACGTGGAGTACCCTTACCGATGCTGTGCGCCACGGCTCCTCGGTAATCAAGAAGGACGTGAGTGAACGCGAGGAGAGCTGGCTCGACGCCTTCATTGCCGCCATGCACTGGCGCGCTATGAAATCCGCCCCGCAACTGGTGGCCATGCTGGACCTGAACGGCGTGCGGCGCGTGCTCGACGTCGGCGGCGGGTCGGGCGCCTACGCCATGGCCTTTGCCCGCGCGCAGAGAGATATCGAGGCCGTGGTGTTCGATCTGCCCAAGGTGGTGCCGCTCACCAGGATGTACATTGAGCGCGAAGGCATGGCGGACCGCATCCACACGGTGGAAGGCAACTACAAGACCGACATGCTGGGCAGCGGCTTTGATCTGATCTTCCTCTCGGCCATCGTCCACAGCAACAGCTTCGCGGAAAACCGCGCCCTGCTGCAAAAATGTGCCGCCGCCCTGCGGCCGCGCGGTCAGGTTGTCGTGGTGGATTTCGTCATGGACGAGGACCGGATTACTCCGCCCTTCGGCACCTTCTTCTCCCTGAATATGCTGGTGGGCACCGAGGCCGGAGACACCTACACCGAACCCGAGATCCGAAGCTGGCTGCAAGATGCGGGATTGTCCGCCATTGCACGCAAGGATACGCCCTTCGGCCCGAGCATGCTCATGGGGCGGGCTCGAGGATAG
- a CDS encoding ATP-binding protein: MASRKLEHLPVSLTILKALAVTENPSGIRGLSTALREAGTHSARVVSVRPRDLKAALEEDSFAVLIIEDSPPRCDALDLLRLASGVPAIVLCHTDHETRILDLLKAGAFDALTRRQTLEGLLPYALRRALGSPHRMQEELERRLEKHMQAEAALQESNRRFRLALKNSADTLRERAQLFNVVPDAIIVRGMDDRITFWNSGAERMYGWTEDEAVGYLACELMKSEYSLPMEELKAHVLREGYYATEIRQTARDGRRMIVQSLWAVRRNDGGEPISFLQINRDITDLKQSAQGDTASEIRHQREALEAVIAEHTAQIRKLQHERLENEQQAALGRMAAHIAHEINNPLAGVGMAFKVVKKSIPKDAEHYEFVGRIERELKRVARIVHQMFGLYRPENEVPVPCNPADAIQDVIMLLQSDTRVQEVTIHADVARAARIMLVHEDALKQVLFNILQNAIEASPQGGDIRVEAEIDEDTLTLSVADQGCGIPPEDQARIYERFFTTKSGQIAGGLGLGLAVTHSILERIGGSIHFDSEVNRGTTFHISLPVEPE, encoded by the coding sequence ATGGCGTCACGAAAACTTGAACATCTGCCTGTATCCTTGACCATTCTGAAAGCCCTGGCGGTGACCGAAAATCCTTCGGGTATTCGCGGCCTGTCCACGGCCTTGCGCGAAGCCGGTACCCACTCCGCACGCGTGGTATCGGTTCGTCCGCGGGACTTAAAGGCTGCACTGGAAGAAGACTCCTTCGCTGTGCTGATTATCGAGGATTCCCCGCCCCGCTGCGACGCCTTGGACCTGCTGCGCCTTGCATCGGGCGTGCCGGCAATCGTCCTTTGCCACACGGATCACGAGACGCGGATTCTGGACCTGCTGAAGGCGGGAGCGTTCGATGCTCTGACTCGGCGGCAGACGCTGGAGGGCCTGCTGCCTTACGCGCTGCGAAGGGCGCTGGGCTCGCCGCATCGCATGCAGGAAGAACTGGAACGCCGGCTCGAAAAGCACATGCAGGCCGAAGCCGCGCTGCAGGAGAGCAACCGCCGCTTCCGCCTTGCGTTGAAGAACTCCGCGGACACGCTGCGCGAGCGAGCACAGCTTTTCAACGTCGTGCCGGACGCCATTATCGTCCGCGGGATGGATGACCGGATTACCTTCTGGAATTCGGGTGCCGAGCGCATGTATGGCTGGACGGAAGACGAAGCGGTGGGATATCTGGCCTGCGAGCTGATGAAATCCGAATACTCGCTGCCCATGGAAGAACTGAAGGCCCATGTGCTGCGCGAGGGCTACTATGCCACCGAAATTCGTCAGACCGCGCGCGATGGCCGCCGGATGATTGTGCAGAGCCTCTGGGCGGTGCGGCGCAACGACGGCGGCGAGCCGATCTCCTTCCTGCAGATCAACCGCGACATTACCGATTTGAAACAAAGCGCGCAGGGAGATACGGCGAGCGAAATTCGCCATCAACGTGAGGCTCTCGAAGCCGTCATCGCCGAGCACACGGCGCAGATCCGCAAGTTGCAGCACGAGCGTCTGGAAAACGAGCAGCAGGCGGCGCTGGGCCGCATGGCCGCGCATATCGCCCATGAGATCAATAATCCCCTCGCCGGAGTGGGCATGGCCTTCAAGGTGGTCAAGAAGTCCATCCCCAAGGATGCCGAGCACTACGAGTTCGTGGGCCGCATTGAACGCGAACTGAAACGTGTGGCCCGCATTGTCCATCAGATGTTCGGCCTCTACCGGCCCGAAAATGAAGTGCCCGTGCCCTGCAACCCGGCGGATGCGATTCAGGATGTGATCATGCTGCTGCAAAGCGATACCCGCGTACAGGAGGTGACCATTCACGCGGACGTAGCGCGCGCGGCGCGAATCATGCTGGTGCATGAGGATGCGTTGAAGCAGGTGCTGTTCAACATTCTGCAAAATGCCATCGAAGCGTCCCCGCAGGGAGGAGATATCCGCGTGGAAGCCGAGATCGACGAAGACACCCTCACGTTGAGCGTCGCCGATCAGGGGTGCGGCATCCCTCCGGAAGATCAGGCACGAATCTATGAGCGGTTCTTTACCACCAAGAGCGGACAGATCGCGGGTGGTTTGGGTCTGGGTCTGGCCGTAACCCACAGCATCCTCGAGCGCATCGGTGGCAGCATCCACTTTGACAGCGAAGTCAACCGTGGCACGACCTTTCATATCAGCCTGCCCGTCGAACCCGAATAG
- a CDS encoding carboxymuconolactone decarboxylase family protein, with the protein MHARIDYDKVAPDVYKAMLVLDREVNNSGLEKSLLDLIKIRASQLNGCAFCIDLHAKEARARGEHEQRIYELDAWRHTTFYTDRERAALAWTEAVTLLTVGHVPDEVYAEARRQFNDSELVNLTLAVVTINGWNRLSIAFRAVPGSHRAVTASMSNSVSAA; encoded by the coding sequence ATGCACGCACGGATTGATTATGACAAGGTAGCTCCGGACGTTTACAAAGCCATGCTGGTCTTGGACAGGGAGGTGAACAACTCCGGGCTGGAAAAATCGCTGCTGGATCTGATCAAGATCCGGGCCTCGCAATTGAACGGCTGCGCCTTCTGTATTGACCTGCACGCCAAGGAAGCCCGCGCGCGGGGCGAGCATGAACAGCGAATCTACGAACTGGACGCCTGGCGGCACACCACCTTCTACACCGACCGCGAACGCGCCGCGCTGGCGTGGACCGAAGCCGTGACCCTGCTCACCGTTGGGCACGTGCCCGATGAAGTCTATGCCGAAGCTCGCCGGCAATTCAACGATTCGGAACTGGTGAATCTGACGCTGGCGGTGGTGACGATCAACGGCTGGAACCGGCTGAGCATCGCGTTCCGCGCCGTGCCGGGATCGCACCGCGCCGTCACGGCGTCCATGTCCAACTCTGTCAGCGCCGCGTGA
- a CDS encoding alpha-amylase family glycosyl hydrolase, which produces MIDPNLFHWWQSGIIYQIYPRSFQDSNGDGIGDLPGILQRLDYLRYLGVDAIWLSPIFPSPMADFGYDVSDYTAIDPMFGTLEDFDRLLATAHGMHIRLLLDFVPNHTSDQHPWFIASRSARTHPKRDWYIWRDPAPDGGPPNNWLSNFGGSAWECDDATGQYYFHAFLKEQPDLNWRNPAVQEAMLNALRFWLDRGVDGFRVDVVWHLIKDEEFRDNPRNPEYHPGQSPHREFLATFTSDRPEVHDVIAMMRKLLDEYDDRMMVGEVYLPLERLMTYYGGGAGIHMPFNFQLIELPWNARLIGAAIQHYESLLPSYGWPNWVLGNHDTHRIATRTSAEQARVAAMLLLTLRGTPTMYYGDEIGMHDVPIPPEAVQDPFEKNVPGLGLGRDPERTPMQWDERPAAGFTTSTPWLLQAADAATQNVAAEMQDPHSTLSLYRALIALRRKEEVFVTGRYVPVAATDHLLCYVRQDDRRRLLVVLNLSPWPQTFALSGLSEQGRVLLSTQLDRADESVSETVSLREGEGLIIELP; this is translated from the coding sequence ATGATCGACCCCAACCTCTTTCACTGGTGGCAGAGCGGGATCATCTACCAGATTTACCCGCGCTCCTTTCAGGATTCCAACGGCGACGGCATCGGCGACCTTCCGGGCATCCTGCAGCGGCTGGACTATCTGCGCTATCTGGGCGTAGATGCCATCTGGCTCTCGCCCATCTTTCCGTCGCCTATGGCCGATTTTGGCTATGATGTCTCCGATTACACAGCCATCGACCCCATGTTCGGTACGCTGGAAGATTTCGACCGCCTGCTCGCGACGGCCCACGGCATGCATATCCGTCTGTTGCTGGACTTTGTGCCGAACCACACCTCCGATCAGCACCCGTGGTTTATCGCATCGCGCTCCGCGCGGACCCATCCCAAACGCGATTGGTATATCTGGCGCGATCCTGCGCCGGATGGCGGACCGCCCAACAACTGGCTGAGTAATTTCGGCGGCAGCGCCTGGGAGTGCGACGACGCGACCGGACAGTATTACTTCCACGCCTTCTTAAAAGAGCAGCCCGATCTCAACTGGCGCAACCCCGCCGTGCAGGAGGCCATGCTGAACGCGCTGCGTTTCTGGCTGGATCGCGGGGTCGATGGATTCCGCGTCGACGTCGTATGGCATCTGATCAAGGATGAAGAGTTCCGCGACAACCCCCGCAATCCGGAGTATCATCCGGGGCAATCGCCGCATCGTGAATTTTTGGCCACATTTACCTCAGACCGCCCCGAAGTGCACGACGTGATTGCCATGATGCGCAAGCTGCTCGATGAGTACGATGACCGCATGATGGTGGGCGAGGTCTATCTGCCCCTCGAACGGCTGATGACCTACTATGGCGGTGGCGCAGGCATTCACATGCCCTTCAATTTTCAATTGATCGAATTGCCGTGGAACGCGCGGCTGATTGGCGCGGCCATTCAGCATTATGAGTCCCTGCTGCCCTCCTACGGCTGGCCCAACTGGGTGCTGGGCAATCATGACACTCACCGCATTGCCACGCGCACCAGCGCGGAGCAGGCCCGCGTGGCGGCCATGCTGCTGCTGACCTTGCGCGGCACGCCGACCATGTATTACGGAGATGAGATCGGCATGCACGACGTGCCGATTCCGCCCGAAGCGGTGCAGGATCCCTTCGAGAAAAATGTGCCCGGCCTGGGCCTCGGGCGCGATCCCGAGCGCACGCCGATGCAATGGGATGAGCGGCCCGCCGCAGGCTTTACCACAAGCACGCCGTGGCTGCTTCAGGCGGCGGATGCGGCCACGCAGAATGTGGCTGCCGAAATGCAGGATCCGCATTCCACGCTCTCCTTATACCGCGCACTGATCGCCCTGCGCCGCAAAGAAGAGGTGTTTGTCACGGGCCGCTACGTGCCGGTGGCCGCTACGGATCATCTCCTGTGCTATGTGCGGCAGGATGACCGGCGACGGCTGTTGGTGGTGCTGAATCTCAGCCCGTGGCCGCAGACCTTTGCTCTAAGCGGCCTGAGCGAACAGGGCAGAGTCCTGCTTTCGACCCAACTGGACCGCGCAGACGAATCCGTGAGCGAAACCGTCTCGCTGCGGGAAGGTGAAGGCCTTATCATCGAACTTCCCTAA